The proteins below come from a single Vicugna pacos chromosome 13, VicPac4, whole genome shotgun sequence genomic window:
- the FAAP20 gene encoding Fanconi anemia core complex-associated protein 20 isoform X2, which yields MEAARRPRRSLSRRRPPSGVGPPSAAPGSHPDGGECARLWDELFRVASADLNVHGELPPLPAFPRQVCGDPARGLGSRVGEGRARPARSDDSVLQEPMRSPEQAPPESFTVGTKTFSWTPFPPVPERGRGRVRSCPVSPQHHPAREPRGTSSAEEQPSLEGTPTLRSCPMCQADFSPGLAPSDIDSHLAQCLAESTDDVVW from the exons ATGGAGGCGGCGCGGAGGCCGCGGCGGAGCCTGAGCCGCAGGAGGCCGCCGTCGGGGGTCGG GCCCCCGAGCGCCGCCCCTGGATCCCACCCGGACGGCGGCGAGTGTGCGCGGCTGTGGGATGAGCTGTTCCGCGTGGCGAGCGCAGATCTGAACGTGCACGGCGAGCTGCCGCCGCTCCCCGCGTTCCCCCGCCAGGTGTGCGGTGACCCAGCGCGCGGCCTCGGGTCTCGGGTTGGGGaggggcgggcgcggccggcgcGATCCGACGACTCGGTCTTGCAGGAGCCCATGCGCAGCCCCGAGCAGGCGCCACCGGAGAGCTTCACGGTGGGAACCAAGACCTTCTCCTGGACACCCTTCCCGCCCGTCCCCGAGCGAGGCAGGGGCCGGGTCCGCTCCTGCCCGGTGTCCCCCCAACACCACCCCGCGCGTGAGCCCCGCGGGACCTCCAGCGCCGAGGAGCAGCCGTCCTTGGAGGGGACGCCGACCCTGCGGAGCTGCCCCATGTGCCAAGCCGACTTCTCTCCCGG GCTGGCCCCGTCGGACATCGACAGCCATCTGGCTCAGTGCCTGGCGGAGAGCACGGACGACGTGGTGTGGTGA
- the FAAP20 gene encoding Fanconi anemia core complex-associated protein 20 isoform X1, translating to MEAARRPRRSLSRRRPPSGVGPPSAAPGSHPDGGECARLWDELFRVASADLNVHGELPPLPAFPRQEPMRSPEQAPPESFTVGTKTFSWTPFPPVPERGRGRVRSCPVSPQHHPAREPRGTSSAEEQPSLEGTPTLRSCPMCQADFSPGLAPSDIDSHLAQCLAESTDDVVW from the exons ATGGAGGCGGCGCGGAGGCCGCGGCGGAGCCTGAGCCGCAGGAGGCCGCCGTCGGGGGTCGG GCCCCCGAGCGCCGCCCCTGGATCCCACCCGGACGGCGGCGAGTGTGCGCGGCTGTGGGATGAGCTGTTCCGCGTGGCGAGCGCAGATCTGAACGTGCACGGCGAGCTGCCGCCGCTCCCCGCGTTCCCCCGCCAG GAGCCCATGCGCAGCCCCGAGCAGGCGCCACCGGAGAGCTTCACGGTGGGAACCAAGACCTTCTCCTGGACACCCTTCCCGCCCGTCCCCGAGCGAGGCAGGGGCCGGGTCCGCTCCTGCCCGGTGTCCCCCCAACACCACCCCGCGCGTGAGCCCCGCGGGACCTCCAGCGCCGAGGAGCAGCCGTCCTTGGAGGGGACGCCGACCCTGCGGAGCTGCCCCATGTGCCAAGCCGACTTCTCTCCCGG GCTGGCCCCGTCGGACATCGACAGCCATCTGGCTCAGTGCCTGGCGGAGAGCACGGACGACGTGGTGTGGTGA